One window of Campylobacter sp. MIT 99-7217 genomic DNA carries:
- a CDS encoding MFS transporter, producing the protein MNIKRTLRSLTALFVGMSFLFAGNALVVSSISIILKDMQASESTIGLINACFFLGGLISTLSAQKIIAKLGHIKAFGFFSALFGTCIILHIVNNNLYFWSLLRFILGFCYYSLLLVIESWLNEKAKNEIRSRVLSFYEIVFNISFGLGILIIALKLDNIMIFIIAASLIFFSSLPLKFIRIKRPVLPQIQPISLPKIFDIAPLATLTSFIGGMLMNGFFSMGALYILLQGYDEKAASYFMFFALFGGFLGQGIMGVISDKIGRKFAIIFASLTALFVMIIFLCFEVNLYVQYALAVLLGMGIFCLYALSLARANDMLEDKSKIVELGRGVLFCYSLGSLFSPILLGLLMQNLGAMGFALFYAICLTFLILFAINKPNVFKKRRFKENLRNLVAVDD; encoded by the coding sequence ATGAATATAAAAAGAACGCTAAGATCGCTAACCGCCTTATTTGTAGGTATGTCTTTTTTGTTTGCTGGAAATGCCCTTGTGGTAAGTTCTATCAGCATTATTTTAAAAGATATGCAAGCTAGTGAAAGCACTATAGGGCTTATCAATGCTTGTTTTTTTCTAGGAGGACTTATAAGCACCTTAAGTGCGCAAAAAATCATAGCCAAGCTAGGACATATCAAGGCTTTTGGATTTTTCTCCGCTCTTTTTGGAACTTGCATTATCTTGCATATAGTTAATAACAATCTTTATTTTTGGTCTTTGCTTCGGTTTATACTTGGTTTTTGTTATTATTCTTTGCTTTTAGTTATAGAATCTTGGCTCAATGAAAAGGCAAAAAATGAAATCCGCTCAAGAGTGCTTAGCTTTTATGAGATCGTTTTTAATATCTCCTTTGGACTTGGAATTTTAATCATTGCTCTGAAACTTGACAATATCATGATTTTTATCATTGCTGCGAGTTTGATATTTTTTTCTTCCTTGCCTTTGAAATTTATCCGTATCAAAAGACCGGTTTTGCCTCAAATTCAGCCCATATCCCTACCTAAAATTTTTGATATAGCCCCTCTTGCAACGCTTACAAGCTTCATAGGCGGAATGCTCATGAATGGCTTTTTTTCAATGGGAGCTTTGTATATCTTGCTTCAAGGATATGATGAAAAAGCAGCTTCTTATTTTATGTTTTTTGCTCTTTTTGGAGGATTTTTAGGACAAGGCATTATGGGGGTTATTTCCGATAAAATCGGGCGTAAATTTGCCATTATCTTTGCTTCTTTGACGGCACTTTTTGTGATGATTATCTTTTTATGTTTTGAGGTAAATTTATATGTGCAATACGCTTTGGCTGTGCTTTTGGGTATGGGAATTTTTTGTCTTTATGCTCTATCCTTAGCCAGAGCAAATGATATGCTTGAAGATAAAAGTAAGATCGTAGAGCTTGGCAGAGGAGTGCTTTTTTGTTATTCTTTAGGCTCTTTATTTTCGCCTATACTTTTAGGATTACTTATGCAAAATTTAGGGGCTATGGGTTTTGCTTTATTTTATGCTATTTGTCTTACTTTTTTAATTTTATTTGCTATAAATAAGCCAAATGTCTTTAAAAAACGAAGATTTAAAGAAAATTTACGCAATTTGGTGGCGGTAGATGATTAA
- a CDS encoding AtpZ/AtpI family protein, which yields MNKRQKIIKSGVEAADSLSLGISIVVAVLIGVGIGYLLKKYTGFGFLFWVGVFIGVAAAILNIYKAYKSQLKAYEEYKDDIRYKNPKFQDDDDE from the coding sequence ATGAACAAAAGACAAAAGATCATTAAAAGTGGCGTAGAAGCTGCTGATAGTTTAAGTCTTGGAATTTCCATAGTAGTAGCCGTACTTATAGGTGTAGGTATAGGCTACTTGCTTAAAAAATACACAGGATTTGGCTTTTTGTTTTGGGTAGGGGTTTTTATAGGCGTAGCTGCAGCTATTTTAAATATCTACAAAGCTTACAAATCCCAACTTAAAGCCTATGAAGAATACAAAGATGATATCCGCTATAAAAATCCTAAATTTCAAGATGACGATGATGAGTGA
- the hemL gene encoding glutamate-1-semialdehyde 2,1-aminomutase has product MKTNKEAFKEAFKIIAGGVDSPVRAFNAVGGNPPFIQSGSGYLIKDIEDNEYIDFVQSWGPLLFGHCDEDIQKACKTALKKGASFGAPTLAESELAKLILSLFPHLDKIRFVSSGTEATMSAIRLARGFTARDKILKFEGCYHGHSDSLLVSAGSGAATFNSPSSLGVLSEVAKNTLVAEYNNISSVKELFNAHKESIACVIIEPIAGNMGFVPAKQEFLDELAKLCKQNGTLLIFDEVMSGFRASLKGSFEINHIKADIITFGKVIGGGMPAAAFASRAEIMDMLSPLGGVYQAGTLSGNPLAMAAGIASIKKAKKDKDLYKRLDKLALLLTSGLKEVAKAHNIPLQANHIGSMFGYFFNEHEVLNYKDASKSDLKLFARFHQNMLKKGVYLACSQFETGFICDKMNEKLIHKVVNIADESFKKL; this is encoded by the coding sequence ATGAAAACAAATAAAGAAGCTTTTAAAGAAGCTTTTAAGATCATAGCAGGCGGAGTTGATTCTCCTGTTCGTGCTTTTAATGCAGTGGGTGGAAATCCCCCTTTTATACAAAGTGGCTCAGGCTATTTGATCAAAGATATAGAAGATAATGAATATATCGATTTTGTTCAAAGCTGGGGTCCTTTGCTTTTTGGACATTGTGATGAGGATATACAAAAAGCTTGCAAAACAGCCCTAAAAAAAGGAGCAAGCTTTGGAGCTCCAACTCTAGCAGAAAGTGAGCTTGCAAAACTTATCTTATCTTTGTTTCCTCATCTTGATAAAATTCGTTTTGTAAGTAGTGGGACAGAAGCTACTATGAGTGCAATTCGTTTAGCTCGTGGTTTTACGGCTAGGGATAAAATTCTTAAATTTGAGGGTTGCTATCATGGACATAGTGATTCTTTGCTTGTAAGTGCTGGAAGTGGTGCAGCAACTTTTAATTCCCCTAGCTCTCTTGGAGTATTAAGTGAGGTTGCTAAAAATACCCTAGTTGCAGAATACAACAATATCTCGAGCGTAAAAGAACTTTTCAATGCCCATAAAGAAAGCATAGCCTGCGTTATCATAGAGCCAATAGCTGGAAACATGGGTTTTGTTCCAGCAAAACAAGAATTTTTAGATGAGCTTGCAAAACTTTGCAAACAAAATGGCACTTTGCTTATCTTTGATGAAGTGATGAGTGGTTTTAGGGCTTCTTTAAAAGGATCTTTTGAGATCAACCACATAAAAGCTGATATCATAACCTTTGGCAAGGTTATAGGTGGAGGTATGCCTGCTGCTGCATTTGCCTCAAGAGCTGAAATCATGGATATGTTAAGCCCTTTGGGTGGCGTTTATCAAGCAGGAACACTAAGTGGAAATCCTTTAGCAATGGCTGCTGGTATAGCAAGCATTAAAAAGGCGAAAAAAGATAAAGATCTTTACAAAAGACTAGATAAACTCGCCCTACTTTTAACCTCGGGTCTTAAAGAAGTGGCAAAAGCTCACAATATACCTTTGCAAGCAAATCATATAGGCTCTATGTTTGGATACTTTTTTAATGAACACGAGGTTTTAAACTACAAAGATGCAAGCAAAAGTGATCTTAAGCTTTTTGCCCGCTTTCATCAAAACATGCTTAAAAAAGGCGTATATCTTGCTTGTTCTCAGTTTGAAACAGGTTTTATTTGCGATAAGATGAATGAAAAGCTTATTCATAAGGTTGTTAATATCGCTGATGAAAGCTTTAAGAAGCTATGA
- the folD gene encoding bifunctional methylenetetrahydrofolate dehydrogenase/methenyltetrahydrofolate cyclohydrolase FolD yields the protein MKLLDGKEVGSALKTKLQEQNKELKKNGIEACLAVILVGEDPASEIYVNNKTKACEEIGIKSILYKLDKNTTQNELLALINTLNYDDSVDGILVQLPLPKHINKDIILQSIDSNKDIDGFHPFNVGCLNLNIQGAFLPCTPAGIIHLLKSYDIKLSGLDAVVIGASNIVGRPMATLLLNEGASVSICHIRTKDLSLYTKNADLIIVAAGCVNLLKEDMVKEGVIVVDVGINRLDNGKITGDVDFENVSKKASFISPVPGGVGPMTIAMLLSNTIKSARNRLKTDF from the coding sequence ATGAAGTTATTAGATGGAAAGGAAGTAGGTTCTGCTCTTAAAACTAAACTTCAAGAACAAAATAAAGAACTGAAAAAAAATGGCATTGAAGCTTGCTTGGCTGTGATTTTAGTAGGAGAAGATCCTGCAAGCGAAATTTATGTAAATAACAAAACCAAAGCTTGCGAAGAAATAGGGATCAAATCAATTCTTTATAAGCTTGATAAAAATACCACACAAAATGAGCTTTTAGCTCTGATCAACACGCTTAACTATGATGATAGTGTAGATGGTATCTTAGTTCAACTTCCCTTGCCCAAACATATCAACAAAGACATTATTCTTCAAAGCATTGATAGCAACAAAGATATTGACGGCTTTCACCCCTTTAATGTAGGGTGTTTAAATTTAAATATCCAAGGTGCTTTTTTACCTTGCACTCCAGCAGGGATCATTCATCTTTTAAAAAGCTATGATATAAAGCTAAGTGGCTTAGATGCTGTCGTAATCGGTGCTTCAAATATAGTCGGTCGTCCTATGGCTACCTTACTTTTAAATGAGGGTGCAAGTGTAAGTATTTGCCATATCCGCACGAAAGATTTGAGTCTTTATACAAAAAATGCTGATTTGATCATCGTTGCTGCAGGTTGTGTAAATTTACTTAAAGAAGATATGGTCAAAGAAGGTGTTATCGTTGTTGATGTTGGGATAAACCGCTTAGATAATGGCAAAATCACAGGCGATGTGGATTTTGAAAATGTAAGCAAAAAGGCAAGTTTTATTAGCCCTGTTCCGGGCGGAGTTGGTCCTATGACCATAGCCATGCTTTTAAGTAATACCATAAAATCAGCACGAAATAGACTAAAAACAGACTTTTAA
- the lepB gene encoding signal peptidase I — protein sequence MQIFKKLHHFSQGWTGTIIIVLLVIFFFVQGFVIPSGSMKNTLLVGDFLFVKKFSYGIPTPHIPWIEMPVLPDFDEDGHLIKGQGPQRGDIVVFRNPLNPSIHFVKRCVAKAGDEVIVINKNLFVRMAEGDEYMKEHFKEKLVYIDNEIYVKEPFEQKGIHFDERVDTEQTYLHYLQIGQFAMQPRYIEGLGGLSASGGNAYYYKVPEDEYFMMGDNRDHSNDSRFWGSVPYKLIVGSPWFVYFSWDENQNIRWERIGRLVNTLQNDENYIHHIESDIEALE from the coding sequence ATGCAAATTTTTAAAAAACTTCATCATTTTTCGCAGGGTTGGACAGGAACTATTATCATCGTTTTGCTTGTGATTTTTTTCTTTGTTCAAGGCTTTGTTATACCATCAGGTTCTATGAAAAATACTCTTTTGGTGGGAGATTTTTTATTTGTAAAAAAATTTAGTTATGGAATTCCAACCCCTCATATCCCTTGGATTGAAATGCCCGTTTTGCCGGATTTTGATGAAGATGGACACCTTATCAAAGGACAAGGACCACAACGAGGGGATATAGTCGTTTTTAGAAATCCTTTAAACCCTTCTATTCATTTTGTTAAACGATGTGTGGCTAAGGCAGGAGATGAGGTTATTGTTATCAATAAAAACTTATTTGTGCGTATGGCTGAGGGCGATGAGTATATGAAAGAGCATTTTAAAGAAAAGCTTGTTTATATCGACAATGAAATTTATGTCAAAGAGCCTTTTGAGCAAAAGGGTATTCATTTTGATGAAAGAGTAGATACTGAGCAAACCTATCTTCATTATCTTCAAATAGGACAATTTGCCATGCAACCAAGATATATAGAGGGTTTAGGTGGTTTGAGTGCTAGCGGAGGAAATGCTTATTATTACAAAGTGCCTGAAGATGAGTATTTTATGATGGGTGACAATAGAGATCATTCAAATGATAGTAGATTTTGGGGTTCTGTGCCTTATAAACTCATAGTTGGTTCTCCTTGGTTTGTGTATTTTTCTTGGGACGAAAATCAAAATATACGCTGGGAGAGAATAGGGCGACTTGTTAATACCTTACAAAATGATGAAAATTACATACATCATATAGAAAGTGATATAGAAGCTTTAGAATAA
- a CDS encoding pyruvate kinase: protein MQKYILTTGPSLGNKIKINEIHKDNFIYRINGAHGDLKEIEANIKNLKSQNENIDILLDLPGNKIRTANLKAPIKVQKDKEFCLKHDEFNYVDFYKLVKPNMQVFANDRTFLFIVKVVLDDSIVFTSKSDGVLLNNKGMHIRSVSENLPFLFDKDKALINLANEYDLSFVGASFVRRANDIMELKKLLNPKIKIISKIETLSAVENLKSIFDLVEFILIDRGDLSTEIGIEKIPRFQDYIIKMANHSGKKTFLATQVLKNMEEKPIPTIAEIDDLYRISKSGVYGIQLSEESAVGKYVKECVEILNKIKEEIENEKIYLE, encoded by the coding sequence ATGCAAAAATACATTTTAACAACAGGACCTAGCTTAGGTAATAAAATAAAAATAAATGAAATTCATAAAGATAATTTTATATATCGTATAAACGGCGCACACGGCGATTTAAAAGAAATTGAAGCAAATATCAAAAATCTTAAAAGTCAAAATGAAAATATTGATATTTTGCTTGACTTGCCCGGCAATAAAATCCGCACAGCAAATTTAAAAGCACCTATAAAAGTGCAAAAGGATAAAGAATTTTGCTTGAAACATGATGAGTTTAATTATGTGGATTTTTATAAGCTTGTAAAGCCAAATATGCAAGTTTTTGCAAATGATAGAACTTTTTTATTTATAGTTAAAGTTGTTCTTGATGATAGTATAGTTTTTACTTCAAAAAGCGATGGAGTGCTCTTAAATAACAAAGGCATGCACATAAGAAGTGTGAGTGAAAATCTTCCTTTTTTATTTGATAAAGATAAGGCTTTGATTAATCTTGCTAATGAATATGATTTAAGCTTTGTGGGAGCTTCTTTTGTAAGAAGGGCTAATGATATAATGGAATTAAAAAAGCTTTTAAATCCTAAGATAAAGATTATTTCAAAGATTGAAACACTTAGTGCGGTAGAAAATTTAAAATCCATTTTTGATTTGGTTGAATTTATACTTATCGATAGAGGTGATTTAAGCACAGAAATAGGCATAGAAAAGATACCAAGATTTCAAGATTATATTATCAAAATGGCAAATCATAGTGGTAAAAAGACTTTTCTAGCAACACAGGTGTTAAAAAATATGGAAGAAAAGCCAATCCCAACAATAGCTGAAATAGATGATTTATATCGTATATCAAAAAGTGGCGTATATGGAATTCAACTAAGCGAAGAAAGTGCTGTGGGAAAATATGTAAAAGAATGTGTGGAAATATTAAACAAAATAAAAGAAGAAATAGAAAATGAAAAAATTTATCTTGAGTGA
- a CDS encoding cation:proton antiporter → MKLQTLSPDHLTSLFLALAILLLSAFVFGKIFEALKTPKVIGEILGGFVLGSSGFYFIAPDFIGSIFNAFNEESKILNVFYQLGLIFLMFMAGFNTQISFAKQNLKIITALFVGATFIPAFLGFFFIDYFHDIYIGQKGNYLSFSLVFLIAIAVTSIPVISKIFFDIGVIKTRFASVVLTTSTIQDLFLWILLNVAINATTSTSISLYDNLLTAFITIVLFICVKLFANLVNKIRFNLNSIDFLTLAFVLLFLAIAFLNTLHINPMYSAFLIGFLIKNILTNYESLKEKVSAVNEFSFSYFIPIYFALIGIQLDIIHEFSFVPFVCFCVLACVFEFFGAFSALLCLKMSNLARINFAITMNARGGPGIVLASVAFYYQIINVNFFTTLILTTLLSSMLAGYWLRFVKNKNNKSFENFED, encoded by the coding sequence ATGAAATTACAAACCTTAAGCCCAGACCATTTAACAAGCCTTTTTCTAGCATTAGCTATATTACTTTTATCAGCCTTTGTGTTTGGCAAGATTTTTGAAGCTTTAAAAACTCCAAAAGTTATAGGTGAAATTTTAGGTGGCTTTGTGCTTGGTTCTAGCGGATTTTATTTTATCGCTCCTGATTTTATAGGTAGTATTTTTAATGCTTTTAATGAAGAGAGTAAAATTTTAAATGTATTTTATCAATTAGGACTTATTTTTCTTATGTTTATGGCAGGTTTTAATACACAAATTAGCTTTGCGAAGCAAAATTTAAAGATTATTACAGCCTTATTTGTCGGTGCTACTTTTATCCCGGCTTTTTTAGGTTTTTTCTTTATAGATTATTTTCATGATATTTATATAGGACAAAAGGGCAATTATCTATCATTTTCTTTGGTATTTTTAATAGCCATAGCCGTAACTTCCATACCTGTGATTTCAAAAATATTTTTTGATATAGGAGTTATCAAAACTCGATTTGCAAGTGTGGTTTTAACCACTTCTACTATACAAGATTTATTTTTATGGATACTTTTAAATGTCGCTATAAATGCCACCACAAGCACAAGTATCAGCTTGTATGACAATCTCTTAACAGCCTTTATTACTATCGTATTATTTATTTGCGTAAAGCTTTTTGCAAATTTAGTAAACAAAATCCGCTTTAATCTTAACTCTATTGATTTTTTAACACTTGCTTTTGTATTGTTATTTTTAGCTATAGCTTTTTTAAACACACTGCATATAAATCCTATGTATTCAGCATTTTTGATAGGATTTTTAATCAAAAACATTCTGACAAATTACGAGAGCTTAAAAGAAAAAGTTTCTGCTGTGAATGAATTTTCATTTTCATATTTTATACCGATATATTTTGCTCTAATTGGCATTCAGCTTGACATTATACATGAGTTTTCTTTTGTGCCTTTTGTGTGTTTTTGTGTATTAGCTTGTGTGTTTGAGTTTTTTGGTGCTTTTAGTGCCTTACTTTGCCTTAAAATGTCAAATTTAGCTAGAATTAATTTTGCTATCACTATGAATGCTAGAGGAGGTCCTGGCATAGTCTTAGCAAGCGTGGCTTTTTATTATCAAATCATAAATGTAAATTTCTTTACCACCCTAATCCTTACCACGCTATTATCATCGATGCTAGCAGGATATTGGCTAAGATTTGTTAAAAACAAAAATAATAAGTCATTTGAAAATTTTGAGGATTAA
- a CDS encoding adenylyl-sulfate kinase: MRYKNGSVIWLTGLAGSGKSFLAEKICEKLRAEFENVIYLDGDELRELLGHFEYDKKGRLEISYKRAKFAKFLSDQGMIVIVSAISMFDEIYSFNRKNLKNYFEIYVKCDFDELIKRDKKGLYSAALKGEIKNVVGVDIKFDEPKAHFVLDNTNFKQYELKLEEALKAWKNHLK; encoded by the coding sequence ATGCGTTATAAAAATGGTAGTGTGATTTGGCTAACAGGGCTTGCAGGAAGTGGTAAAAGCTTTTTGGCTGAAAAAATTTGCGAAAAATTAAGGGCTGAGTTTGAAAATGTGATTTATTTAGACGGAGATGAGTTAAGAGAGCTTTTAGGGCATTTTGAATACGATAAAAAAGGACGCTTGGAAATTTCTTACAAAAGAGCTAAATTTGCCAAATTTTTAAGTGATCAAGGTATGATAGTCATCGTAAGTGCCATTTCTATGTTTGATGAAATTTATAGTTTTAATAGAAAAAATCTTAAAAATTATTTTGAAATTTATGTAAAATGTGATTTTGATGAGCTTATCAAAAGAGATAAAAAAGGGCTTTACTCAGCAGCCTTAAAGGGTGAAATAAAAAATGTCGTTGGAGTGGATATAAAATTTGATGAGCCAAAAGCTCATTTTGTGCTTGATAACACAAATTTCAAGCAATACGAGCTTAAACTAGAAGAAGCCTTAAAGGCATGGAAAAATCATTTAAAATAA
- a CDS encoding molybdopterin molybdotransferase MoeA: MKDIFETLKELETKIDPLKGYELVSLENANKRILAEDIRALRASPSFDNSALDGYAFSYADKNEALSVKETIFAGDKRSLTLGKNEAFKIMTGAMIPKNADTILPLEDEKFQDEKLLINADIKQFNAIRLRGEEFKEGEILFKKAECLNPAKIALLASQGIYKIKLAKRLNIGIFSSGNELYEPWQHADEFSIYNANAQALNALLSSENVSYLGIIKDEFELVKQGFEDNQFNLLISSGGASVGEADFMEKALLELGFGAVFRGVKAKFVKPTKLYKKGEKLVLLCPGNPMSAFLSCFIFARKLLNLLRGNFSEGLKFKAILKDDLKLKSGRNNLILGNLQDNFFIPFNEGKYSSAMLTPLAQSAFLFISDKEINEYKAGDEISIFYLNA, from the coding sequence ATGAAAGATATTTTTGAAACACTAAAAGAACTTGAAACGAAAATTGATCCACTCAAAGGCTATGAGCTGGTAAGCCTTGAAAATGCCAATAAACGCATTTTGGCTGAAGATATAAGGGCTTTAAGGGCGTCTCCAAGCTTTGATAACTCAGCACTTGATGGCTATGCTTTTAGCTATGCTGATAAAAATGAGGCTTTAAGCGTGAAAGAAACGATATTTGCCGGCGATAAAAGAAGCCTTACCCTTGGTAAAAACGAGGCTTTTAAGATCATGACAGGGGCGATGATACCAAAAAATGCAGATACAATTTTACCCTTAGAAGATGAGAAATTCCAAGATGAAAAACTGCTTATAAATGCTGATATAAAGCAGTTTAATGCTATTCGTTTAAGAGGGGAAGAATTTAAAGAAGGAGAAATTCTTTTCAAAAAAGCAGAATGCTTAAATCCTGCCAAAATAGCCCTTTTAGCCTCCCAAGGAATTTATAAAATAAAGCTTGCTAAAAGGCTAAATATAGGCATTTTTTCAAGTGGCAATGAACTTTATGAGCCTTGGCAACACGCTGATGAGTTTAGCATTTATAATGCTAACGCTCAGGCTTTAAACGCCCTACTTTCTAGCGAAAATGTCTCTTATCTTGGTATCATAAAAGATGAGTTTGAGCTTGTAAAGCAAGGCTTTGAAGATAATCAATTTAATCTTTTGATAAGTAGCGGTGGTGCTAGCGTTGGCGAGGCTGATTTTATGGAAAAAGCTTTGCTTGAGCTTGGTTTTGGGGCTGTTTTTAGGGGTGTTAAGGCTAAATTTGTAAAGCCAACCAAGCTTTATAAAAAGGGTGAAAAACTCGTGCTTTTGTGTCCTGGAAATCCTATGTCTGCTTTTTTGTCCTGCTTTATTTTTGCAAGAAAGCTTTTAAATTTGCTTCGTGGAAATTTTAGCGAAGGGCTTAAATTTAAGGCTATATTAAAAGATGATTTGAAGCTAAAAAGTGGAAGAAATAACCTCATTTTAGGGAATTTGCAAGATAATTTTTTTATCCCCTTTAACGAGGGCAAATACAGCTCAGCCATGCTCACTCCGCTTGCTCAAAGTGCTTTTTTGTTCATCAGCGATAAAGAAATAAACGAGTATAAGGCTGGCGATGAGATCAGTATTTTTTATCTCAATGCTTGA
- the murA gene encoding UDP-N-acetylglucosamine 1-carboxyvinyltransferase, which yields MTYLKIAGACKLNGQVSISGAKNAALPLIVSSILAKNEVQISNIPNVADIKTLFVLLENLGANYEFKDNFARIDTRNLSKTKAVYDIVRKMRASILVLGPLLSRFGSCEVSLPGGCAIGQRPIDLHLLALEKMGAKIEIKQGYVVASGRLKGTDVLFDKITVTGSENIIMAAALAKGKTRLLNVAKEPEVVQLCEVLKEAGLEISGIGSSELEIYGTDSELLNFKEFSVIPDRIEAGTYLCAGAITNSKITLKKVNPSHLSAVLSKLEQMGFGFESKEDTLTILPAKEIKPVEILTSEYPGFPTDMQAQFMALALKANGTSIIDERLFENRFMHVSELLRMGADIRLNGHIATIVGGSELNGADVMATDLRASSALVLAALAAKGESNVHRIYHLDRGYENLESKFKGLGADIKRLKEE from the coding sequence GCGGGGCTAAAAATGCGGCTTTGCCTTTGATCGTTTCTAGTATTTTGGCTAAAAATGAGGTGCAAATTTCAAATATCCCAAATGTTGCCGACATTAAAACGCTTTTTGTTTTGCTTGAAAATTTGGGTGCAAACTATGAATTTAAGGATAATTTTGCACGCATTGATACAAGAAATTTAAGTAAAACCAAGGCTGTTTATGACATAGTGCGTAAAATGCGTGCTTCTATACTTGTTTTAGGTCCTTTACTTTCGCGTTTTGGCTCGTGTGAAGTAAGCCTTCCGGGAGGCTGTGCCATAGGACAAAGACCTATTGATTTGCACCTTTTAGCCCTTGAAAAAATGGGTGCAAAGATAGAGATAAAACAAGGCTATGTCGTAGCTAGTGGCAGGCTCAAAGGCACTGATGTGCTTTTTGACAAGATCACGGTTACTGGTAGTGAAAATATCATCATGGCAGCAGCCCTAGCCAAAGGGAAAACAAGGCTTTTAAATGTCGCTAAAGAGCCTGAAGTGGTGCAACTTTGTGAGGTTTTGAAAGAAGCTGGGCTTGAGATCAGTGGCATTGGAAGCTCTGAGCTTGAAATTTATGGCACAGATTCAGAGCTTTTAAATTTCAAAGAATTTAGCGTGATCCCTGATAGGATCGAAGCTGGAACTTATCTTTGTGCTGGAGCAATCACAAATTCTAAAATCACGCTTAAAAAGGTTAATCCTTCTCATCTAAGTGCTGTTTTATCAAAGCTTGAGCAAATGGGCTTTGGTTTTGAAAGCAAAGAAGATACGCTTACGATTTTGCCTGCAAAAGAGATCAAACCTGTGGAGATTTTAACAAGCGAGTATCCTGGCTTTCCAACCGATATGCAAGCACAGTTCATGGCTTTAGCTCTTAAAGCAAATGGCACGAGTATTATTGATGAAAGGCTTTTTGAAAACCGCTTTATGCATGTAAGCGAGCTTTTGAGAATGGGAGCTGATATTAGGCTAAATGGGCATATCGCCACTATCGTTGGAGGAAGCGAATTAAACGGTGCTGATGTGATGGCTACTGATTTGAGGGCTAGCTCTGCTCTTGTTTTGGCTGCCTTGGCTGCAAAGGGCGAAAGCAATGTGCATAGAATTTATCATCTGGATAGAGGTTATGAGAATTTAGAAAGTAAATTTAAGGGCTTGGGTGCTGATATAAAAAGGCTTAAAGAAGAATGA